ATGCCGCGGTCGCTGCCAGCGCTGCCTTGATGGTTACCGTGCCGATGCAATGTTCGCCAGGTGGCGACGCGATCTGGATCACCCGTAAGCCGGATGGGGAAGTGTCCGTTCTGGATGCGTCGGGCCGATCCCCCATGGCGGCCGACCCCGAATCGCTTCGCAGCCGTGGGCTGACGAGCATCCCGGCCCGTTCGGCCGAGTCTGTTACGGTTCCAGGCGCCGTCGATGGCTGGGTCCGGGCGTTGGAACGCCACGGCACGCGGGGTCTCGAAGAGTTGCTGGAGCCCGCGGCGCGCCTAGCGGAGAGCGGGTTCTTCGTCAGCCGTCATCTTCATGCCAGTTTCCGCGCCGCGTGGCCGTCGCTGGAGGCACGAGGGGCAACGGGACTCTGGTCTTCCAGCCACGCTGTGCCGGCGATCTATGATCGTCTGCAGCAGCCTCCTCTGGCGCAGGCCTTGCGACAGATCGGACGCAGTCAAGGCCGGGAGTTTTACGAGGGAAGCCTGGCCAGGGATATCGTCGCGGCGGCGCACAACGCCGGCAGCCCGCTGTCGCACGACGATCTTGCCCGGCATCGGGCCGAATGGCTGCGGCCGCTCAAATCCCGATGGGGCGGGTTGACGCTCTATACGAGCCCGCCCTCGACCCAGGGCGTGGCCTTGCTCGAGGCGCTGGGCCTTCTCGAGTCGCTGGGACGGGGCCACGACCCCGACAGCGAGCAGGCGACCCATCTCATGATCGAGGCGCTGGCGGCGGCGCTGGAAGAGCGCGATCGCTTTGTCGGCGATCGCAGCCGGATGTTGATCGGCCCCGAATCGCTCTATGGCGATGTTCACCTCGACCTGATCGCCGCGACCATCGATCCGGCGCGCGCCGGCGAGCGAACGGGCGATGGCGGTCCGACCAAGGGCCGTGGGGATACGGCCCATCTGGCCGTGGTCGACAGCGACGGGCTCGCCGTCTCGCTGATCCAGAGTGTCTTCTTCGATTTCGGCACTGGCATTCCGGTGCCGTCGGGCGGCTTCACCTTGCAGAATCGTGGCGCCGCCTTCCGCCTGCAAGCCGGACATGTCGGCGAGCTCGGCCCCGGTTTGCACCCGCCTCATACCCTGGCCCCGACGATCGCCTGCGAGAACGGCCGCCTGAGATATGTCCTGGGCTGCATGGGCGGGGACGGGCAGGTGCAGACCCAGCTTCAGCTCCTGCACGGCATGGCCCGGCAGGGCCTGGATCCACAACAGGCGGTATCGCGTCCGCGCTGGTATCTGGATCGTTCGACGCCGCCGGTCTCTCAGGTTCTGGCCGAGGAAGGTGTCGATGCCGCCCTGGTCGACGGGCTTCGCCGATGCGGGCATGACGTCTCGGTGCTGGGGCCGGCGGAAGAAATCATGGGACATGCCCAGATCATCGGGGTCGAGCCAAGAGGCGCTCTGGTCGGCGCCTCCGACCCCCGCTCGGACGGCCAGGTCGCCGGCTGGTGATGCTGTCCGTTCCCTCATCCGAATCGATTTCACGGAGGACTGCGTGAATATCTCGTCCATCATCCCGATCGGCAGGGAAGGGCGCACGGCCTTCGTGCCGCCGCTCGACAGCTACCAGATCCTCTCGGACTCCTGGATCGAGCAGGAATTCCACTCGCTCAGGACGAGATCGAGCCAGGTGACGGTCGGCTATTGGACCGGCGAGCCCGGCCGTGTCCGGATCGAACCCTGGCCCTACACCGAAGTCTGCGTGATTAAGGCGGGCCGGGTGGCTGTCGTGGACAGCGACGGCCGGCAACGGGAGTTCGGACCCGGCGACAGTTTCATCGTGCCCAAAGGGTTTGTGGGCGAATGGGTCACGCTCGAGCCGGCGGCGAAGGTCTTCATCGCCGTCGAGTGAGAGCTCGATGGCGCCTAAAGTCCGATCCGCTTGCTCATATGGGTGATGACGCCGCCCTTGAAGGGCTCCTCGCGCTCGACCGTATAGCTGTGGGTCAAGTAGAAGCGGATGTTCTCGGCGAAGAGCTTGTTGGTGTAGAGCCGCATCTCGACGATGTTCGAGGATTCCGCGGCTTCGGTCTCGGCATGGGCCAGCATGCGCTTGCCATAGCCGTGCCCCTGGAAATCCGGATGCACGGCGAGATTCTCGATCAGCCAGGCGTCGCCCTGGTCGACCGTCTCGACCAGGGCGACGAGCCGCTCGCCGGCGAAGAGCAGGTCGAACCGATGGTCGCGAACCGCGCGGTCGTAATCCACCATCATTGGCAGCGGCTCACGCCCGATCAGCGGCACCCATTTCGCATAGGCGGCGCGCGTCAGATCGCGGATGGCGGCCGCGTCGGCGGGCGTGGCGAGGCGCAGGGTGAGGGATGGGCTTGGGTTCAACCGGTGCGCGTCCTGCTATTCACAGCGCCTTCCCTTGCGGGAGGGGCAGCGGGGCGGAGCCCCGCGGGGAGGGGCGGGGTGAATCTTAATCTGCTCGATGCCGCCCTTGGCTTCCCGTCCCCCTACCCCCTCCCGCAAGGGAAGGGGGTGAGATTCATTCTGTTCCCTTCACCCCCTTCCCCGACGGCGAAGCCGTCGAGCGGGAGGGGGCTGGGGGAGGGCCTCACCGCATCGTCGGCATGACGAATTCGGCGCCCGAGCGGATGCCGGTCGGCCAGCGCGAGGTCACGGCCTTGAGGCGCGTGTAGAAGCGCACGCCCTCGGGCCCGTGCATGTGGTGATCGCCGAACAGCGAGCGCTTCCAGCCGCCGAAGCTGTGGAAGGCCATCGGCACCGGGATCGGCACATTGATGCCGACCATGCCGACCTTGATCTTGCTGGCAAATTCGCGCGCGGCGTCGCCGTCGCGGGTGAAGATCGCGGTGCCGTTGCCATATTCATGCTCGTTCACCAGCTTGACCGCGCTGTCATAGTCGGGGACGCGCACGACCGAGAGCACTGGCCCGAAGATCTCTTCCTTGTAGATCTTCATCTCCGGTTTCACATGGTCGAACAGGCAGCCGCCGAGGAAGAAGCCCTTCTCGTAGCCCTGAAGCTTCAGGCCGCGGCCATCGACCACGAGCTTGGCGCCCTCGGCCACCCCGGAATCGACGTAGCCGCGCACCTTGTCGAGATGCGTCTTGGTGACCAGCGGGCCCATCTCGGCGTCCGGATCGGTGCCGGGCGCCACCTTGAGCGAGCTCACGCGCGGCGCCAGCTTCTGGATCAGCGGGTCGGCGACATTGCCGACGGTGACCGCGACCGATACGGCCATGCAGCGCTCGCCGGCCGAGCCGTAGCCCGCACCCATCAGCGCGTCGACGGTCTGGCCGAGGTCGGCGTCGGGCATGATCACCATGTGGTTCTTGGCGCCGCCCAGCGCCTGCACGCGCTTATTATGCGCGGTGCCGGTGTGATAGATGTATTCCGCGATCGGCGTCGAGCCGACGAAGCTCACCGCCTGGATTTCGGGATGTTCGAGAATGGCGTCGACCGCCTCCTTGTCGCCATTGACGACATTGAGCACGCCGTCGGGCAGCCCCGCTTCCTTGAGAAGCTGGGCCATGAAGATGCTCATCGAAGGATCTCGTTCGGACGGCTTCAGGATGAAGGTATTGCCGCAGGCCAGCGCGATCGGGAACATCCACATCGGCACCATGGCCGGGAAGTTGAACGGCGTGATGCCGGCGACGACGCCGAGGGACTGGCGAATGGTCCAGCCGTCGACATTCGTCCCGACATTCTCGGAGAACTCGCCCTTCAGCATCTGCGGAATGCCGCAGGCGAACTCGACCACCTCGAGGCCGCGGATGATCGAGCCCTTGGCATCGGAGAGGACCTTGCCATGCTCGGAAGTGACGATCTTCGCCGCCTCGTCGATCCGCCCTTCCATGAGCTGCTTGAAGCGGAACATGATGCGCGCGCGCGTCAGCGGCGGCGTCGCCGTCCAGCGCGGGAAGGCCGCCGCCGCCGCCGCGACCGCCTCGTTCAGCTCCGCGCGCGAGGCCAGCGCGACGCGCGCCTGGACCTCGCCCGTCGCCGGGTTGAACACATCGCTGAAGCGCCCGCTCTTGCCCTCGACGGTCTTGCCGTTGACGAAGTGGGGAATGGTCCTTGTCATGATGGTCTCGACTCCTTCGGCTTTCGCACCCGAACTGGCGCTGCCGGGCCTGGATTATGGATCGGATGGCGCGCACTCTAGCGAATGGGCGGGGGCTGACAAGGAGCCAAACGCCACCCATATCAGGGGACAATCGGGGCGGCGCCACGCGCCCTCCCCATCAGGGGAAGATCCTATGCGGAACTCGATGATCGGTCTGGTCTTTTCGGTCTTCCTGGGCGTTTTGGCACTACCCCTCGCAGGGTATGCGACGCGAGCCCATGCGCAGTCCGACGAGCCCTCCCAACCGAGCCCGGACGACCTCGCGATCGAAGGCGTCACCCGCCTGATGCAGGCGCTCCAGCTTTTCATCCAGCAGCTGCCCCAGTATGAGGCGCCGGTGATCGACGAGAATGGCGACATCATCATCCGCCGTCGCCATGACAACGCGCCGATCCCGCCACAGAAGCCGGCGCCGCCGGACGCGGATTCGACGTCGACGTAAGCGGAATCCAGAAAATCTCTCGCCCCCTCCCGCAAGAGGAGGGGGCGTGATTTCTTTTGCGTTCGCCGCCTTCACTCGAACGGCGTCATCGGGCCGTAGTCGCCGATATAGCTCTGATGCGTGACCAGGCCGCTCTCCTCGCTCCAGCGGTGGAGATGGCAGGCGGGCGGTTCCATGATCCAGGAGGCGGGATCCTTGGGCCCGAGCCGCAACGCGACCTGATGCGCGACCGAAGGCGCCGTCGTCACCACGGTGCCGTGCCAGCGCGCCGTGATGGGCCGATGCACATGGCCGCAGAGGATGCGTTCCACCTGCGGATGGCGTTCGATGACGGTGCCGAGCGCGTCGGCGTCGGCGAGATAGATGGCGTCCATGTCGACAATGCCGGTGGCGAAGAGCGGATGATGGACCGCGATCACGGTCGGGCGCTTCCTGGCGTCGTCGAGCGTCGCGTCCAGCCAGGCCAGCTGGGCCTGACCGACCCGTCCGCCGCCCTCGCCGGGAACGAGGCTGTCGAGCGCGATCAGCCGCAGCGGGAGATCCTCGATCGCGTAGTGGAGGCTGCCCGGGCCCGGCTGCCAATAGGGATGGTCGGCGAAGGCCGCTTTCAGCGCCTCGCGCGCATCGTGATTGCCGGGCATCACCGCATAGGGGGCCTCGAGCCGATCCAGCATCGCGCGCAGATGGGCATATTGCGCGGGCCGGCCGCTATCGACGAGATCGCCGGTGACCCAGACGAAATCCGGGCCGATCCGGTTCAGATGGGTCACGGCCGCGGCGAGATGGGCCGCGGTATCGATCCGGTCGAACAACCGGCGGCCGGGCTCCACCACATGGCAGTCGCTGATCTGGGCCAGCATCATCGGGTTCGGCTCCTCCCGGCGGCCTCTCGCGCATGGCTTGCGAGGGCCGCCGTCGCTTCGCAATATGGGGCCAGGATAGGACTCCCGCTTTGGCCCGGCCAGGGCCCGCCTTCTCCCCGGAATTTCGAGGCCGCTTCGATGTCAACGACCGCCGATTCTTCGCCGCATGACTGGCAGCGCCCCTTCGTACCGCATGATTGCGGTGCCATCGCCGGCTCCGGCAGCGGGCCGCTCGCGCATCTGAGCTTCGCCGTCAAGGACATCTTCGACATCGCGGGCCATGTGACCGGCTGCGGCAATCCCGATTGGCTGGCGGGCCATGCGCCCGCCGCCGAGACCGCGCCCGTCGTGCTGCAGCTGCTCGAGGCCGGCGCCGACATGATCGGCAAGACCATCACCGAGGAACTCGCCTACAGCCTCCAGGGCGAGAACTACCATTACGGCACGCCGGTCAATCCGGCCTGTCCCGACCGTATCCCGGGCGGCTCCTCGTCGGGCTCGGCCTCCGCGGTCGCCAGCGGCGATGCGGACATCGCGCTGGGATCGGACACCGGCGGATCGGTGCGGCTGCCGGCCGCGCTCTGCGGGATCTTCGGCTTCCGGCCCAGCCATGGCCGGGTCTCCCTCGGCGGCGTGATGCCGCTGGCGCCGAGTTTCGACACGGTCGGCTGGTTCACGCGCGAGGCGAACCTGCTGCGCCGCGTGGGCGAGATCCTGCTGGGGCCCGATGCCGCCGAGGTCCAGGCGTCGCGGCTCTATCTGATGGCGGACGGCTTCGAGCTTGCCGACGAGGCCCTGCGCGAGGCGCTGGTCCCGTCGCTGGCTGCGCTGTCGGCGCTGCTGGGCGCGCCGGCGGTGGTGCGCATCGGCGACAATGAAGGCGGCCTGACCGCGCTGATGCTCCGGTTCCGGACCCTCCAGGCGCGCGAGATCTGGACGCAGCACGGGCCCTGGATCGAAACCGCAAGGCCGCGCTTCGGCCCCGAGATCGCGGCGCGCTTCGACTGGGCCAGGCGCATGGCGGGCGAGGCGCCGCGCGACGAAGCGCTGCGGCGCGAGCATTTCTCCTTGCGCATGGCGCGGCTGCTCGCGGGTGGTGGCGTGCTGGTGTTGCCGTCGGCGCCTTCGATCGCGCCGAAGAAGGGGCTCGAACTGGCGGCATCGCAGGGTTTCCGCGACCGCACCTTGAGCCTGACCTGCGTCGCGGGCATGGCGCGGCTGCCGCAGGTGAGCCTGCCGGTGGCCGAGGTCGATGGCTGTCCGGTGGGGCTGTCGCTGGTGATGGCGCGCGGGCTCGACATGGCCCTGCTGGGCTTGGCCGAACGGTTGATGGCCGCCCTCGACTGACGCGAGAGCCGGATTATTCGGCGGCCTGGATCGAGCGCACGCGCGAGGCCGGCAGCACCAGCGCCACCGTGGTGCCCTTGCCGAGCTGGCTTTCGATGGCGAGGCGCCCGCCATGCAGCTCCGCCAGCACCTTGCTCAGGGGCAGGCCCAGACCCACGCCTTCCGCACGGCGCGAGATGACGCTGTCCACCTGGCCGAAGGGCAGCATGACCTTCGGAATATCCTCGAGCGCGATGCCGACGCCGGTATCGATCACCTCGATATGGAAGCCTTGCGCATCCTGCCGGGTCCGCACCGTTACGCTGCCATGGGCCGGCGTGAATTTGACGGCGTTGGCCAGCAGGTTGAGCAGGATCTGCTTCAGGCGGCGCCGGTCGGCATAGAGCTTCGGCAGCGGGCTGCCGATCAGATTGTAGATATGCACATTGTTGCGCCGCGCCCGCGTCTCGACCAGCCGCAGGCAGGATTCGATCAGGTTGCGCGGCTCGATCTCCTCTTCGGCGAGATCGATCTTGCCGGCGCCGGCCTTGCTGAGATCGAGGAGATCGTTGATCAGCGACAGGAGATGGCCGCCGCTCTGGCAGATATCCTCGGCGTAGGTCTTGTATTGCGGCTTGCCGAGCGGTCCCAGCAGCTCGTCGCGCATGATCTCGGAGAAGCCGATGATCGCGTTGAGCGGCGTGCGCAGCTCGTGACTCATCGTGGCGAGGAAGGTGGTCTTGGCGCGGCTGGCCTCCTCCGCCGTTTCCTTGGCCTGGATCAGGCGGCGCTCGGCCGACACGCGCTGCATCTCCATCCCGATCCAATGCGCGATCAGATTGAGGAGCGGATGCGGCTCGGGTCCCCGCAGGTCGGGCTCGTCGTCGAAGGCGAAGACATGGCCCACGGTCTCGCCCCGCTCGTCGCAGAAGACGGCGCCCTGATAGGCGACGGCGCCCGACTGGGCCAGCCACTTGTCGTGCGCGAACAGCTCCGGCGCGCGGTCGGGAACGACCAGGGTCTTGCCCTGCGCGTAGCATTGGCCGCTGGGCGTGCCGGCCAGCGAGAAGGCGAAGGGCTGAGCCGGGCGGCCGTCGGCCCAGAGCGCCAGCACGCGCGCCTCGCGTCTGTCGCGCCCGAGCTCGGCGATTCCGGCCCAGCGATAGCCGAGCCCGACCGCCAGCGCCTGGGCCGCGGCCTCGAGGAAGGAGCGGCCCTCCGGCCGGTTGCCGACGATCAGGGTCAACGCGTCCTGGCGGCGGCGATATTCGGTGATGTCGGTGTAGGCGACGACGGTGGAGTTGTCGTGCGTCTTGCGCTCGACCACCTGGATGGTGCGTCCGTCGCTCAAGGGATATTCGAACGGCCCGCGCGGATTGAGATGCGCCTCGAGGCGGCGGCGGGCGAGCGTCTCTGTCGCCTGCCGATCGCCGCCATAGGCGCCGCGCTCGACACCGGCTCTGACCAGGGCCTCGAAGCTGGTGCCGGCGCCGTGCAGATCGCGCGTGTTTGGAAACATGCGGCTGAAGTTCGAGTTCGAGAACACCAGCCGGTCCTGGGCGTCGAACAGGACGACCGCCTGCGGCACGCCCTCCATGACCTCGAGCAGACGCGACCGCTCGTTCTCGACCGCAAGGCGCATCCGCTCCTCGCGCTCATGCAACTGGAGACTGTCGAGCGCCCGCTGCAGCTCCTGTTCGACCGCGGCCGATTGACCGCGCCGCATGACGGCGGCCGTCGCGAGGATGGCGGCGGCGAGACCCGCGAGCTGGCCGATCCACTGCAGCGGTCCGGTGGGCCCGAGCTCGGGCGCCAGCAGGAGCTTCAGCAGCTCGACGATCCCCGACGCGATCAGCGGCACCGCGACGACGCCGACGACCGGATCGCGCTGCCGCTGCCAGTCGCGCGCGAACTCCCAAGCGGCGGCAAGGAACAACAGGGCGGTGATCGCCGGGATCAACGGGGCCGACAGGACTCCCGACGCCCACAGAGCGGCGGCAAAGGCCACCAGCCCCAGCAACAGGCCGAGGCGCCGCGCCTCCACATAGTTGTGAATGAAGCGGCGGGCGCCGGCATGGATCAGCAGGGCGGACAAGGCGAGCGCCGATTGACCGGCAGCGACCGCGGGCCGGGAGGCCGCATCGGTCCAAAGACCGGGCAGGAGCAGCCCCGCGCCATTCGCCAACGTCGCCAGGGCCCACCATCCCATCGCCGGCGAGACGGCCGGGAGGAACGCCAGATAGGCCATCGTCGCCGCCATGATGATCGCGCCCAGCGCGGCGGCGGTGGCAATGACTTCGGTGGAAGGCAACAACTCCATGGAAAGGCGCTTTGAATCCCTGGCTGGAGTGGCGATCGGCGAAGCCCCGCCTTGACCGGTCATGGCCGGGGGCCGGGAATCGCGTTCGGCCCGCGACTCCGGCCAGCGGGCCTAGCCCACCATCTTGAGTAAATCTTGCTAAATGAACTGTTAACGCGAGGGTTCGGGGCCGACTTTGGCGCGGTTCCCGTGCGTTTCAGGAAATACCAATAGAATCAAACCCTAATGATCGTAATGGACGATCGAGGAAACCGGCACGTCCAGGCGGTTTCGGCCGCCCAGGAAATCCAGTTCGATCACGAACGCGGCACCGAGCACCTCCGCCCCGACCTTGCGCAGCAATTCGATCGCGGCGCGCATGGTGCCGCCGGTCGCCAGCAGGTCGTCGAGCACGACCACCCGGTCGCGCGGCTTGACCGCGTCGGACTGGATTTCGACCGTGTCGGTTCCGTATTCGAGCTCGTAATTGTGCGGAATGACGCTGCCGGGCAGCTTGCCCTTCTTGCGCACCATCACGAACCCGCATCCGAGTCGATAGGCGACCGGCGCCGTCACCAGGAAGCCGCGCGATTCGATACCGATCAGCTTGTCCGGCCGCATTTTGCCGACGATGTCGGCCATCCGGTCCACGGTCGCGCGCCAGGCCGCGCCATGCGCCAGCAGCGTCGAGATGTCGTAGAAAAGAATGCCGGGTTTGGGAAAATCCGGAACCTGGCGGATATGGTCCTTGATCTGAAGCGTATCGGTCATTGGGCCTTTGGCGATGTCGGGACGTTTCGCGGCGGATCGAACGGCCCGGCATGCTAGCCGGATGAGGGGGGAAGGTCACGAGGCATGGCTTTCGATGCGGCGATGACTATAGTCGGGGCCTCGGCGGGGGCTGAGGCGGGCCGGAAGGTCCGTCCTTAAGGGACGAAGGTCGACAGGGGAGCGATTGCCGAACGGCATGGCGCAACAGGCAAGCCTGAAAAAGACCGGGGAAGGCGACGGCTTGCGGCTCGAACTTTCGGGCCGGTTGGTGACCGCAACGCTGGTGCCGCTGGTGGGGGAGTTCGACGCCCTGCCGGCGCGCGGCCAGGCGACGCTCGACATGTCGCAGCTCGAGGCCCTGGACACCGCCGGCGCCTGGCTGATCGAGAGGACCGAGGCCCGCTTCGCGGCCGCCGGCGCCAAGCTTGAGATCACGGGCGTCAGGCCCGGCCTCGCCAAGCTGATGGCGCGGGTCGGCAAGGCGGGCAAGCCCGCACCTCTGCCGCGGCCCGAAACCCACGGCCCGCTCTATTTCGTCGAGGGCATCGGCGCCGGCACGATCTCGGCCTTCCAGCAGGCGGTCGATCTGATCGGCTTTTTCGGCGCGATCGTCACGGCGATCGCGCGGGTCCTGGTTCGGCCGAGCCAGATGCGCTTCACCTCGCTCGTCAGCCATATCGAGCAGGTCGGCATGAATGCCATGCCGATCGTCGGCTTGCTGACGGTCCTGATCGGCGTCGTGCTCGCCTATCAGGGCGTCGATCAGTTGCGCGCCTATGGCGGCGAGATCTTCACTGTCAATCTGGTCGGCATCTCCGTCCTGCGCGAGATGGGCATCCTCTTGACCGCGATCATGGTGGCCGGCCGCTCGGGCAGCGCTTTCACCGCCCAGATCGGCACCATGCAGGTGAACGAGGAGATCGATGCCATGCGCACGCTGGCGCTCGATCCGATCCAGGCGCTGGTGTTGCCGCGCATCTTCGCGCTGATCATCGCCGTGCCGCTGCTCACCGTGTTCGCCGACTTCATGGGCATCCTCGGCGGCGGGGTCATGACCTGCATCCTGGTCGATCTGTCGCCGGCCCAATTCCTGCATCAGCTCAACAACGCGGTGACGGTGAAGACGTTCTTGGTCGGCCTGGTCAAGGCGCCGGTCTTCGCCTTCGTCATCGGCATGGTCGGGTGCTTCGAGGGCCTCCGCGTCAAGGGCAGCGCCGAGAGCGTGGGCCGGTTGACGACGCAGTCGGTGGTCGAGTCGATCTTCCTGGTCATCGTGTTCGACGCGATGTTCTCGATCCTGTTCTCTTATCTCGGAATTTGAGCGGGCGTCATGACGCGGACAAAGACCAGGGACAGAGCGAACGAGGCGCCGGCCGAGCCGGGGGCGGTCATTTCGATCCGCGGGCTGGTCAACCGGTTCGGCAACCAGGTCGTTCATGACGGTCTCGATCTCGACGTGCGCGCGGGCGAGGTGCTGGGCGTCGTCGGTGGTTCGGGCACCGGCAAATCGGTGCTCCTCCGCACCGTCGTGGGGCTCAATCCTCCCTATGCCGGGCGGATCGTGGTGCTGGGCGAGGACACGGCGGCGATGAGCGAGCGGGAATGGGAGCACCTCCAGCAGCGCTGGGGCGTGCTGTTCCAAAGCGGCGCCCTGTTCAGCTCCCTGACAGTGGCCGAGAACATCCAGGTGCCGATGAAGGAGCACACCCATCTCCCCAAGAAGTTCGCCGACGAGGTGACGGCCCTGAAGATCGCGCTGGTGGGCCTGCCGCCCGATGCTGCCGGCAAATACCCTTCGGAGCTGTCGGGCGGCATGAAGAAACGCGCCGGGCTGGCCCGGGCACTGGCCCTGGACCCGGAGATTCTGTTCCTGGACGAGCCGACTGCCGGACTCGACCCGATCGGCGCCGCCGCGTTCGACACGTTAATTCGCGATCTTCAGCAAAGCCTTGGATTAACGGTGTTTATGGTCACGCACGATCTGGACAGCCTGCATGCGATCTGCGACCGTATCGCCGTCCTCGTGGACAAGAAGATCAAGGTCGGGACGATGGCCGAAATGCTGGCGGACCCCCACCCCTGGATCCGCGAATATTTTCACGGGCCCCGTGCCCGCGCCGCCGGAATTGGTTGACGACGACCGGGGCAGACACCGACCGGATCTCTCATGGAAACCCGCGCACATCATCTTGCCGTCGGCATCTTCGTCCTGGTCCTGATCGCAGCCCTTGCGGGCTTCGTGATCTGGATCAGCAAATTCAATGGCCGGGAGGATTTTGCCTATTACACGGTCCGTTTCAGCGAGGACGTGACCGGCCTCTCGGTGGACGGTCCGGTCCGCTATCGCGGCGTCACCGTCGGCCGGGTCACCGACATCCGCATCGATCCCGACAATCCGATCTTCGTCCGGATCACGATCCAGGTTTCGCCCGACACGCCGGTTGTGACCGACACGGTGGCATCGTTGGAGGCGCAGGGCATCACCGGCGTGCTCTATGTGCTGCTCAAGGGTGGCACCCAGGGCGCCGCCCGCATGAAGGTAACCGACCTCACGCCCTATCCCGAAATCCCGAGCGCACCCGGCAAGTTCGAGGCGCTGCTGGCCAGTGCTCCCGAGTTGCTGAAGCATGCCACCGACCTGGTGGATCGCGTGACCCTGATGTTCAGCGACCAGAACCAGAAGGCGATCGCCGACACGTTGAACAACCTGCAGGGCATCAGCGCCACGTTCGATGATCCCAAGAACGGTGTCGGGCCGGCGCTCGACAGCATCTCCGATGCCGCCATCAGCATCGATGCCATGAGCGAGCAGGTCCGGACGCTCGCTGCCAATCTCGACAAGCAGGTCGGCGGGCTGGCCGGCGCCTCGCAGAAGACGCTCGATGACCTGCACAAGCTGACCACCTCCTTCGAGGGGGCGGCGGACGAGATCCATGCGCTCGTGGCCGAGAATCGGCGTCCCCTTAACGATTTCGCACAATCGGGCCTCTATGAGTTGACCCAGATGGCCAGCGAGATGCGCACGCTGATCGCGACCTTGACCCGCATCTCGACGCAGTTCGAGCGCGATCCGGCGCGTTTCCTGTTCGGCGACCGGCAGAAAGGATTCGAGGCGCAATGACGTCGATACCCCTATCGATGGCGGTGGCCCAACCTTCCCGCCGTCTGCTGTTGCGCCTCTTGGGCGGAACGGCGCTGCTGCCGCTGGCGGGCTGCGGCGTGCTCTCCTCCTATGCCACCCCGCTCGATCAATACACGCTGTCGCCCAAGACCACGTTCCAGAATCCGCCGCCGAAGGTGGATTGGCAGCTGGTGGTAGAGAAGCCGATCGCGGCGGCCGGAATCGATACCGCCCGCGTGGCCTTGTCGCGCAATCCCTATCAGGTCGAGTATTTCGGCAAGGCGGCCTGGACCGACAATGCGCCTTCCATGGTGCAGACGCTGTTGATCGATTCCTTTCAGAATACAGGTTCGATCGTGGGCGTCGGTCGCGAAGCGATCGGGCTGCGGCCGGACTTTCTGCTCAAGACCGACTTGCGCGAGTTCCAGGCCAACTATCGCGACAACGATCCGATCCCCGAAGTCCATGTGAAGATGATCGCGCGCCTGGTGAAGCTGCCGGAGCGGCGCATCATTGCCTCCATGACGGCCGACCGGAAAGCCAAGGCGGCGGGTGCCAAGTTCACCGACGTGGTGGATGCCTTCGACGACGCGCTGGGCGGCGTGATCAAGCAGATCGTCATCTTCACGCTCAGGGCGCCGTCCGGCGATCTGGGCGGAATGACCGGAGTCGAGATCATGCCTCCCGAGGCACCGGCGACGACCGGAACCTCGCCCTGATCTTCGGACAGCTCGCGCAGATCTGACCACCGCAACTGCATCGCGAAGGATTCCGATATGAGTCCCGATAGCGCGTCGACCCGTTCCTCCAGCCGC
The nucleotide sequence above comes from Hypericibacter terrae. Encoded proteins:
- a CDS encoding ATP-binding protein, translating into MELLPSTEVIATAAALGAIIMAATMAYLAFLPAVSPAMGWWALATLANGAGLLLPGLWTDAASRPAVAAGQSALALSALLIHAGARRFIHNYVEARRLGLLLGLVAFAAALWASGVLSAPLIPAITALLFLAAAWEFARDWQRQRDPVVGVVAVPLIASGIVELLKLLLAPELGPTGPLQWIGQLAGLAAAILATAAVMRRGQSAAVEQELQRALDSLQLHEREERMRLAVENERSRLLEVMEGVPQAVVLFDAQDRLVFSNSNFSRMFPNTRDLHGAGTSFEALVRAGVERGAYGGDRQATETLARRRLEAHLNPRGPFEYPLSDGRTIQVVERKTHDNSTVVAYTDITEYRRRQDALTLIVGNRPEGRSFLEAAAQALAVGLGYRWAGIAELGRDRREARVLALWADGRPAQPFAFSLAGTPSGQCYAQGKTLVVPDRAPELFAHDKWLAQSGAVAYQGAVFCDERGETVGHVFAFDDEPDLRGPEPHPLLNLIAHWIGMEMQRVSAERRLIQAKETAEEASRAKTTFLATMSHELRTPLNAIIGFSEIMRDELLGPLGKPQYKTYAEDICQSGGHLLSLINDLLDLSKAGAGKIDLAEEEIEPRNLIESCLRLVETRARRNNVHIYNLIGSPLPKLYADRRRLKQILLNLLANAVKFTPAHGSVTVRTRQDAQGFHIEVIDTGVGIALEDIPKVMLPFGQVDSVISRRAEGVGLGLPLSKVLAELHGGRLAIESQLGKGTTVALVLPASRVRSIQAAE
- a CDS encoding adenine phosphoribosyltransferase; its protein translation is MTDTLQIKDHIRQVPDFPKPGILFYDISTLLAHGAAWRATVDRMADIVGKMRPDKLIGIESRGFLVTAPVAYRLGCGFVMVRKKGKLPGSVIPHNYELEYGTDTVEIQSDAVKPRDRVVVLDDLLATGGTMRAAIELLRKVGAEVLGAAFVIELDFLGGRNRLDVPVSSIVHYDH
- a CDS encoding ABC transporter permease, which gives rise to MAQQASLKKTGEGDGLRLELSGRLVTATLVPLVGEFDALPARGQATLDMSQLEALDTAGAWLIERTEARFAAAGAKLEITGVRPGLAKLMARVGKAGKPAPLPRPETHGPLYFVEGIGAGTISAFQQAVDLIGFFGAIVTAIARVLVRPSQMRFTSLVSHIEQVGMNAMPIVGLLTVLIGVVLAYQGVDQLRAYGGEIFTVNLVGISVLREMGILLTAIMVAGRSGSAFTAQIGTMQVNEEIDAMRTLALDPIQALVLPRIFALIIAVPLLTVFADFMGILGGGVMTCILVDLSPAQFLHQLNNAVTVKTFLVGLVKAPVFAFVIGMVGCFEGLRVKGSAESVGRLTTQSVVESIFLVIVFDAMFSILFSYLGI
- a CDS encoding ABC transporter ATP-binding protein, which produces MTRTKTRDRANEAPAEPGAVISIRGLVNRFGNQVVHDGLDLDVRAGEVLGVVGGSGTGKSVLLRTVVGLNPPYAGRIVVLGEDTAAMSEREWEHLQQRWGVLFQSGALFSSLTVAENIQVPMKEHTHLPKKFADEVTALKIALVGLPPDAAGKYPSELSGGMKKRAGLARALALDPEILFLDEPTAGLDPIGAAAFDTLIRDLQQSLGLTVFMVTHDLDSLHAICDRIAVLVDKKIKVGTMAEMLADPHPWIREYFHGPRARAAGIG
- a CDS encoding MlaD family protein translates to METRAHHLAVGIFVLVLIAALAGFVIWISKFNGREDFAYYTVRFSEDVTGLSVDGPVRYRGVTVGRVTDIRIDPDNPIFVRITIQVSPDTPVVTDTVASLEAQGITGVLYVLLKGGTQGAARMKVTDLTPYPEIPSAPGKFEALLASAPELLKHATDLVDRVTLMFSDQNQKAIADTLNNLQGISATFDDPKNGVGPALDSISDAAISIDAMSEQVRTLAANLDKQVGGLAGASQKTLDDLHKLTTSFEGAADEIHALVAENRRPLNDFAQSGLYELTQMASEMRTLIATLTRISTQFERDPARFLFGDRQKGFEAQ